From the Candidatus Cloacimonadota bacterium genome, one window contains:
- a CDS encoding ornithine carbamoyltransferase produces the protein MLVDLKGKDVICTQELTLPQIEALLKLAKEMKADRFDDTYIELLKDKTFLMFFFNPSLRTRISFEAAATELGGHAQFLEPKTMRLRKTSQGVEVQAGETIEDAAQVLDRYACGMGIRILETSVENYGDGDALLREYARWMDAPIINMADDKYHPCQGLSDVMGMQEHKGDLEGKTVLMTWAHGALARSYCSVHENLLITSRLGMNVRLAYPKGYDLPEEEIQKVRKNCELNNRKFEICHDPDEAYTDDVQFVYSRNWFGPDFYKIGKEAEIERASKLTNWICNEERMKRTNDGLFIHPMPVDRGKEVTDEVASGPRSIIVDIAENRLHTQKAIMAMTIAGMKVEI, from the coding sequence ATGTTAGTAGATTTAAAAGGAAAAGATGTTATTTGCACACAAGAACTTACACTACCTCAGATTGAAGCACTTCTCAAACTTGCCAAGGAAATGAAAGCAGATAGGTTTGATGATACATACATTGAATTATTGAAGGATAAGACATTTCTGATGTTTTTCTTTAATCCTTCATTGCGAACACGTATCTCATTTGAAGCAGCTGCTACTGAACTTGGAGGACATGCACAATTTCTCGAACCGAAAACTATGCGTTTGAGAAAAACAAGCCAGGGTGTCGAAGTCCAGGCAGGTGAAACGATCGAAGATGCAGCACAGGTTCTTGATCGTTATGCATGCGGAATGGGAATCAGGATTCTTGAAACGTCGGTAGAAAATTACGGCGATGGCGATGCGCTCTTGCGCGAATATGCCCGTTGGATGGATGCACCGATCATAAATATGGCCGATGACAAATATCATCCATGCCAGGGTCTATCCGATGTAATGGGAATGCAGGAGCATAAAGGTGATCTGGAAGGAAAAACAGTGCTTATGACATGGGCACATGGTGCACTTGCACGGTCTTATTGCTCAGTACATGAGAACCTTCTTATTACTTCGCGCCTTGGGATGAATGTCCGTCTTGCGTATCCAAAAGGGTATGATCTCCCAGAAGAAGAGATCCAAAAAGTTCGTAAGAACTGCGAGTTGAATAACAGGAAATTCGAGATCTGTCATGATCCCGACGAAGCATACACTGATGATGTCCAATTTGTGTACTCACGAAACTGGTTTGGTCCTGATTTCTATAAGATAGGAAAAGAAGCAGAGATTGAGCGTGCAAGCAAACTCACAAACTGGATATGCAATGAAGAACGAATGAAGCGCACGAATGATGGACTCTTTATACATCCCATGCCGGTTGATCGGGGTAAAGAAGTAACTGATGAAGTTGCAAGCGGTCCTCGATCCATTATTGTTGATATTGCAGAGAATCGACTTCACACCCAGAAAGCTATTATGGCAATGACTATTGCTGGCATGAAGGTTGAAATTTGA
- a CDS encoding DUF308 domain-containing protein, with product MAKTIGKGSWLITLKGIVALIFGLIALFYPGRTIEFITLVFGWMLLIVGVVYVIGALTHTKHNKSWGLWLFEGIIDLILGLIILIFPIFAVGAFMILIAIWALIMGILRIYLAFQFKAQRGLLLFSGIVSVIFGILVLINPFAGAGAIMIVIGIWAIIFGLSVIFRSFQ from the coding sequence ATGGCAAAAACAATTGGTAAAGGTTCATGGCTTATTACGTTAAAAGGAATAGTTGCATTGATCTTTGGATTGATTGCACTGTTTTATCCCGGAAGGACTATCGAATTTATAACATTGGTTTTTGGTTGGATGCTTCTCATTGTAGGTGTGGTCTATGTGATTGGAGCACTCACCCATACAAAGCACAATAAGAGTTGGGGTTTATGGCTCTTTGAAGGTATCATTGATCTGATACTCGGGCTGATCATTCTCATTTTCCCTATCTTTGCAGTCGGTGCTTTTATGATCCTTATCGCAATCTGGGCTCTTATTATGGGAATATTGAGGATATACCTTGCGTTCCAGTTCAAGGCTCAAAGAGGACTCTTGCTTTTTAGTGGTATCGTATCTGTAATATTTGGTATTCTTGTTCTTATCAATCCGTTTGCAGGAGCTGGTGCAATTATGATCGTGATCGGTATCTGGGCTATAATATTTGGTCTCTCTGTTATCTTCCGATCGTTTCAATAA
- the arcC gene encoding carbamate kinase, which yields MNNDKRKLVVIALGGNAIKQADEKGTAEEQFNNVAITCEQLIRMNALNYKLIITHGNGPQAGNLLIQQEEAKNLVPPQPLDVVGAMSQGQIGYMFQNILRDYFLRKGKDIPITTVVTQVLVDENDPDFKDPSKPVGPFYTEEVALELKEKKGYVVKQVKPKGDKTWRRVVPSPEPIRIIEADCIQALVAARAIIIASGGGGVPVKKNPDGTYTGLEAVIDKDKAGNVLAQAVDADIFLILTDVQHACINYGKPEEKALGEITVAEAEKFLAEGHFLAGSMGPKMEAAIRFVKEGGDKSIITSLDHAVDALEGRTGTIIKN from the coding sequence ATGAATAATGATAAACGAAAACTGGTTGTCATCGCACTTGGTGGCAATGCAATAAAGCAAGCAGATGAAAAGGGTACGGCTGAAGAACAGTTCAATAATGTGGCGATTACATGCGAGCAGCTTATCAGAATGAATGCCCTGAACTATAAATTGATCATCACCCATGGAAATGGCCCACAAGCTGGCAATCTTCTCATACAACAGGAAGAAGCAAAGAACCTTGTCCCGCCACAACCGCTCGATGTTGTTGGTGCAATGTCACAGGGACAGATCGGATATATGTTCCAGAATATTTTGAGAGATTATTTCCTCAGGAAAGGGAAAGATATTCCCATAACAACAGTCGTAACACAGGTGCTTGTGGATGAAAATGATCCTGATTTTAAAGATCCCTCAAAACCGGTTGGACCTTTTTATACGGAAGAAGTTGCTCTTGAATTGAAAGAGAAAAAAGGATATGTTGTGAAGCAGGTTAAACCCAAAGGTGATAAGACCTGGCGTCGCGTTGTACCTTCTCCTGAACCAATCAGGATAATAGAAGCAGATTGCATCCAGGCACTCGTAGCAGCAAGAGCGATCATCATTGCATCCGGTGGCGGGGGAGTGCCAGTGAAGAAGAATCCCGATGGGACCTATACCGGACTCGAAGCAGTGATCGATAAAGATAAGGCAGGAAATGTACTTGCACAAGCCGTTGATGCAGACATATTTCTTATCCTCACTGATGTACAGCATGCATGTATAAACTATGGTAAACCTGAAGAAAAAGCATTAGGTGAAATAACCGTTGCAGAAGCTGAGAAGTTTCTTGCAGAAGGTCACTTCCTTGCTGGTAGTATGGGACCAAAAATGGAAGCAGCAATACGTTTCGTTAAAGAAGGTGGAGATAAATCCATTATCACATCTCTAGATCATGCAGTTGATGCGCTGGAAGGAAGGACCGGGACGATAATAAAGAATTAA
- a CDS encoding ornithine carbamoyltransferase, producing MRTNKFYGRDWLSPEIDYTKEEWESMLRLAEELKTRYAMNEDTSHILKGKTLYTMFFNSSLRTRSTFAAGIQQLGGYHVDLEPGKTYTPARKGFEIPYKTERICDVAQVLSRTGDAIAIRMYGAPSQWIYGFAHETMKEFAYYSDIPIINMECDKYHPCQALADMLTIKEKFHEFKGKKFVISWAYSGSTAKPFAVPQSLALAPSLLGMDVVLARPKGFELDPEVTKKCHEYAAQNGSTFQETDDMEAAFEGAHVVYPKSWGALPYFAQVDKNGRKVKEENLAGMKDLFEKNKHWICDEKKMKLIDKNGIYMHCLPADRDMEVTDAVIDGPQSVVYDEAENRLHAQKAIMTLLMGGRL from the coding sequence ATGAGAACAAATAAATTCTATGGTCGTGATTGGCTCAGCCCAGAGATCGATTACACAAAAGAAGAATGGGAATCAATGCTTCGTCTTGCAGAAGAATTAAAGACTCGTTATGCTATGAATGAAGACACTTCCCACATTTTAAAAGGTAAAACACTCTATACGATGTTTTTCAATAGCTCTCTTCGAACAAGAAGTACGTTTGCTGCAGGTATTCAGCAGCTTGGTGGATATCATGTAGATCTTGAACCGGGAAAGACATATACGCCGGCACGAAAAGGTTTTGAAATACCATATAAAACAGAAAGAATCTGCGACGTTGCACAAGTACTCAGCAGAACCGGTGATGCAATTGCGATCCGCATGTATGGCGCTCCCTCACAATGGATCTATGGTTTTGCTCATGAAACCATGAAGGAATTTGCCTATTATTCAGATATTCCGATCATCAATATGGAGTGTGATAAATATCATCCCTGCCAGGCACTTGCAGACATGCTCACGATCAAAGAGAAATTCCATGAATTCAAAGGAAAGAAATTCGTCATAAGCTGGGCATATTCCGGCTCTACTGCAAAGCCATTTGCAGTTCCTCAGAGTCTTGCACTCGCACCTTCTCTTCTTGGAATGGATGTCGTTCTTGCACGTCCAAAAGGCTTTGAACTCGATCCTGAAGTAACAAAGAAATGCCATGAATATGCTGCACAGAACGGCAGCACCTTTCAAGAAACAGATGATATGGAAGCTGCATTCGAAGGCGCGCATGTTGTGTATCCGAAATCATGGGGTGCTCTTCCTTACTTTGCACAAGTTGATAAGAATGGCAGAAAAGTCAAAGAAGAAAATCTTGCTGGGATGAAAGATCTGTTTGAGAAGAATAAGCATTGGATCTGCGATGAAAAGAAAATGAAACTCATCGACAAGAACGGTATATACATGCATTGTCTTCCCGCAGACCGTGACATGGAAGTCACTGATGCAGTGATCGATGGACCTCAAAGTGTTGTGTATGATGAAGCAGAGAACCGTCTTCATGCACAAAAAGCGATCATGACCCTTCTCATGGGTGGAAGACTGTAA
- the thrC gene encoding threonine synthase: MSLPIHSLYQIDADTIHDVYLLDETHNPTYSYKDRASTLVLAKAIERGKDTICTASTGNAASSMSGLCAMVGLRSKIFVPRTIPMEKYTQIRMYGADVEKVDGCYDDAYDISIEQSHKHGWYNRNTAYNPLTTEGKKSGAYDIFLQMNCQPPDKVFVPTGDGSIISGIYKGFYDLKHLDLIDKIPQLIAVQAEGSSGIINYVKTGEFAYKESTTLADSISVNAPRNLYMAAHAIKSTDGFGVKVTDEEILNAERYLSQKHGFFVEPSAAAAWAGFMKYNENSSRKEKVVVLLTGSGLKDIKNAQKALMTS; the protein is encoded by the coding sequence ATGTCTTTGCCGATCCATTCACTGTACCAGATTGATGCGGACACCATTCATGATGTGTATTTGCTCGATGAAACACATAATCCAACTTATTCTTACAAAGACAGGGCTTCAACACTGGTTCTGGCAAAAGCTATTGAACGTGGTAAAGATACTATCTGTACTGCATCAACAGGGAATGCAGCATCATCGATGTCCGGTCTTTGCGCAATGGTTGGTCTAAGGTCGAAGATCTTCGTGCCAAGAACTATTCCAATGGAGAAGTATACCCAAATCCGCATGTATGGAGCCGATGTTGAAAAGGTCGATGGCTGTTATGACGATGCGTATGATATTTCCATTGAACAATCCCACAAACATGGCTGGTACAACCGCAATACTGCATATAATCCACTTACGACTGAAGGCAAGAAATCAGGTGCTTATGATATATTTCTCCAGATGAATTGTCAGCCACCAGATAAAGTATTTGTGCCCACTGGCGACGGAAGTATCATTTCAGGAATATACAAAGGTTTCTACGATTTGAAACACCTCGATCTCATAGATAAAATTCCACAACTCATTGCAGTGCAGGCGGAGGGAAGCTCGGGTATTATCAATTATGTCAAAACGGGTGAGTTTGCCTATAAAGAGTCAACCACACTTGCAGACAGTATTTCTGTTAATGCCCCTCGAAACCTTTACATGGCTGCCCATGCAATTAAAAGCACAGATGGTTTTGGAGTAAAAGTTACTGATGAAGAGATACTTAATGCTGAGCGATACCTGAGCCAGAAACATGGTTTCTTTGTTGAACCTTCTGCAGCAGCAGCGTGGGCTGGTTTCATGAAATATAATGAAAATTCATCTCGAAAGGAAAAGGTGGTCGTACTTCTAACAGGTAGTGGTCTGAAAGACATTAAGAATGCACAAAAAGCATTAATGACATCATAA